One window of the Runella slithyformis DSM 19594 genome contains the following:
- a CDS encoding lipocalin family protein, giving the protein MKPSLWTLFFLILVFSCKEKIPDPSKTDLLTAKRWKWVGGSISPAYDIFGIGVLVGDDYYTRLPECWRDDIWIFSANYKFTHDEGASKCNVADPQSYIKGSWKFEMEENSITITKERGGIMVWDIKELTATSLKITETLKEDGQTYSINYSFGH; this is encoded by the coding sequence ATGAAACCTTCTTTGTGGACGCTCTTTTTTTTGATACTCGTGTTTTCCTGCAAAGAAAAAATCCCGGATCCATCCAAAACGGACTTACTGACCGCCAAAAGATGGAAGTGGGTAGGCGGCTCCATTTCGCCCGCGTACGATATCTTTGGTATTGGGGTGCTTGTGGGCGATGATTATTATACGCGATTACCCGAATGCTGGAGAGACGATATTTGGATTTTTTCCGCCAATTACAAATTTACACACGACGAAGGTGCGAGCAAATGCAATGTTGCCGATCCTCAATCCTATATAAAAGGAAGCTGGAAGTTTGAAATGGAAGAAAACAGCATAACGATCACGAAAGAAAGAGGCGGTATAATGGTATGGGATATTAAGGAACTGACCGCCACCTCCCTCAAAATTACGGAAACCTTGAAAGAAGACGGCCAAACATACAGCATCAATTACTCGTTTGGCCATTAA
- a CDS encoding helix-turn-helix transcriptional regulator, whose product MKNTIHVERAIRRITQADLAAAVGVSRQTINALEAAKYVPSVVLAMKIANYFEKPVEAIFELGEED is encoded by the coding sequence ATGAAAAATACGATTCACGTTGAGCGTGCCATCCGACGCATCACTCAGGCCGATCTGGCCGCTGCGGTGGGGGTATCCCGCCAAACCATCAATGCCCTCGAAGCGGCTAAATACGTCCCTTCGGTCGTATTGGCGATGAAGATCGCCAACTATTTTGAAAAGCCCGTGGAAGCCATTTTTGAATTGGGGGAGGAAGATTAA
- a CDS encoding ferritin yields the protein MKDLMRLRTSLKEELQFVLNAQVKMEAESSSKYLAMAAWCDRNGYSNSADFFFTQAEEERAHMLKIFKYISDMGGVAITPEVTNIPQEYPTFRSVFETALEQEIAVSQSINRIVGVSRRNDDYATENFIQWFVKEQIEEEYIARRQVELFDVIGEEGIGRFTIDQEIPKVTYPGAAAAEAE from the coding sequence ATGAAAGATCTGATGCGCCTGCGCACCTCCTTAAAAGAGGAATTACAATTTGTCCTGAATGCTCAGGTGAAAATGGAAGCGGAGTCTTCCTCCAAATACCTCGCCATGGCGGCGTGGTGCGATCGGAACGGCTACTCCAACAGTGCGGATTTCTTCTTTACCCAAGCCGAAGAAGAGCGCGCTCACATGCTCAAAATATTCAAATACATCAGCGACATGGGCGGCGTGGCCATTACGCCCGAAGTTACCAACATTCCGCAGGAATATCCGACCTTCCGCAGTGTGTTTGAAACCGCCCTGGAGCAGGAGATCGCCGTGTCGCAATCCATCAACCGTATTGTGGGCGTCAGCCGTCGCAATGATGATTATGCCACCGAGAATTTTATTCAGTGGTTTGTGAAAGAGCAGATCGAAGAAGAATACATCGCCCGCCGTCAGGTAGAATTGTTTGACGTCATCGGCGAAGAAGGCATCGGACGTTTTACCATTGATCAGGAAATCCCCAAAGTGACCTATCCCGGAGCCGCTGCCGCCGAAGCGGAGTAG
- a CDS encoding glycosyl hydrolase gives MNRLFFALCFSISIYSFTQNTATPRSVSAPTISKQTVPNTAKPWTFWWWMGSTVTEKDITWQLENFAKAGLGGVHIIPIYGVKGLEKEAIPYLSPQWMQMLTHTIREGKRLGLGVDMTTGTGWPFGGPNVTPDMAAKKWQYTNGKVESVLTKQAVKRAAPGGAGLVLDPFASEAVPKYVQRFDSAFATVKDLPRAMYNDSYEVYGANWTDDFPNEFKKRRGYDLQSQWAAFMDTAQALVRIDYHQTLAELLAENYAKKWTDWSRQKGFVTRYQAHGSPGNLLDLYALSDIPETESFGSSRFPIKGLRVDDQYEVDRYGTPNPLAMKFASSPAHLLGKKLVSSESTTWLANHFKVSLSQIKPQLDELFTAGINHIFYHGTTYSPKNADYPGWLFYASTNYGMNSHFWKHYPLLNRYVERCQTILQNSQPDNDLLVYFPIHDLWATQARAGGGIHLLEVHHVDKWLLKLPFGKVSEWLWNNGFAFDFISDDQLQHFQPEASGKYKTVLIPATTYLPETTLARLGELQKMGVRVIFMEHLPKQPTGFYRQKERNEAFQKMLQTWSGQNFPSLQDLESIKPQGLEILLTSANLRQETWAKEGLKYIRKVQNGKVLYFIANQDQRFSEGWITLATSAKKVALYQPLTDKTTLLPVKIEGGKTQVYLTLRSGESCFLRLDANVGEGSAPAVQNLADVKNVKNTAPPLPVSPQAIPLQGTWKLEFLEGKPYLPKPVTLTQLGSWASLSDSAGYFSGTARYSLTFDLPKGVTSAQKITLDLGDVREVADVTLNGKKIGTAWSLPFRLDIPANTLKTKQNRLLIEVTNLSANYMRLRDAQQPEWKKFQEINVVDIQYKPFNAAKWSPMPSGLLSTVTLEASKN, from the coding sequence ATGAATCGGCTCTTTTTTGCTCTATGTTTTTCCATAAGCATTTACTCTTTTACCCAAAATACCGCAACGCCCCGGTCGGTGTCCGCACCGACTATCTCTAAGCAGACCGTTCCCAACACCGCCAAACCCTGGACTTTTTGGTGGTGGATGGGCAGCACCGTGACGGAAAAAGACATCACGTGGCAGCTCGAAAACTTCGCCAAGGCGGGGTTGGGCGGTGTACACATCATTCCGATCTACGGCGTCAAAGGGCTCGAAAAAGAAGCGATTCCGTATTTGAGTCCGCAGTGGATGCAGATGCTGACGCACACCATTCGCGAAGGCAAACGCCTCGGGCTCGGCGTGGACATGACCACCGGCACGGGCTGGCCCTTCGGCGGCCCGAACGTAACGCCCGACATGGCGGCCAAAAAATGGCAGTATACCAACGGTAAAGTAGAAAGCGTCCTGACCAAACAGGCCGTCAAACGCGCCGCGCCGGGCGGTGCCGGATTGGTGCTCGACCCGTTTGCGTCAGAGGCCGTTCCGAAATACGTGCAGCGGTTTGATTCGGCATTTGCCACCGTCAAAGACCTGCCCCGCGCCATGTACAACGACTCCTACGAGGTCTACGGGGCCAACTGGACGGACGATTTTCCGAACGAATTTAAAAAACGACGGGGCTACGACCTCCAAAGCCAATGGGCAGCGTTTATGGATACCGCCCAAGCCTTGGTCAGGATCGATTATCACCAAACGCTGGCCGAGCTGCTGGCGGAAAATTACGCTAAAAAATGGACCGACTGGTCGCGGCAAAAAGGTTTTGTGACCCGCTACCAGGCCCACGGCTCGCCCGGCAACCTGCTGGACCTGTACGCCCTGTCCGATATTCCCGAAACCGAATCCTTCGGCAGCAGTCGGTTTCCCATCAAAGGCCTGCGCGTCGATGACCAATACGAAGTGGACCGTTACGGCACGCCCAATCCGCTGGCGATGAAGTTTGCCAGCTCGCCCGCGCACCTGCTGGGCAAAAAGTTGGTCAGTTCGGAGTCCACGACCTGGCTCGCCAACCATTTTAAAGTGTCGCTCTCGCAGATCAAACCCCAGCTCGATGAGCTGTTTACGGCGGGCATCAACCATATTTTTTACCACGGCACCACCTACTCGCCCAAAAATGCCGACTACCCGGGCTGGCTCTTTTATGCCTCGACCAATTACGGGATGAACTCCCATTTTTGGAAACATTACCCCCTGCTTAACCGATACGTGGAGCGCTGTCAGACGATCCTGCAAAACAGTCAGCCCGACAATGACCTGCTGGTGTACTTTCCCATTCATGATCTGTGGGCCACCCAAGCCCGCGCGGGGGGCGGCATTCATTTGCTGGAAGTTCACCACGTCGATAAATGGCTGCTGAAATTGCCCTTCGGGAAAGTGAGCGAATGGCTGTGGAACAATGGTTTTGCGTTTGATTTTATTTCGGACGACCAACTCCAACACTTCCAACCGGAGGCTTCCGGCAAGTACAAAACAGTGCTCATCCCCGCGACAACTTACCTGCCCGAAACCACGCTGGCGCGACTGGGTGAACTACAGAAAATGGGCGTCAGGGTGATTTTTATGGAGCATTTGCCCAAGCAACCCACGGGTTTTTATCGGCAGAAGGAACGAAACGAAGCCTTTCAAAAAATGCTGCAAACGTGGTCAGGGCAAAACTTTCCAAGTCTCCAAGACTTGGAAAGTATCAAGCCCCAAGGGCTGGAAATCCTGCTGACCTCCGCCAACCTGCGTCAGGAAACCTGGGCGAAAGAGGGCCTGAAGTACATTCGGAAAGTGCAGAACGGCAAGGTGCTTTACTTCATTGCCAACCAAGACCAACGCTTCAGCGAAGGCTGGATCACGCTCGCCACGTCCGCCAAAAAAGTGGCACTGTATCAACCGCTGACCGACAAAACCACGTTGTTGCCCGTGAAGATAGAAGGCGGCAAAACGCAGGTGTACCTGACCTTACGCTCCGGTGAATCCTGCTTTTTACGGCTTGACGCCAACGTCGGTGAGGGCTCGGCGCCTGCCGTTCAAAACCTCGCCGACGTTAAAAACGTTAAAAATACGGCACCGCCTTTGCCTGTGTCCCCACAGGCAATTCCCCTGCAAGGCACCTGGAAATTGGAGTTTTTGGAAGGTAAACCCTATTTGCCTAAACCTGTCACCCTTACCCAACTCGGCTCCTGGGCGTCCCTTTCCGATTCGGCCGGTTATTTTTCGGGCACGGCGCGCTATTCCCTGACGTTCGATCTGCCAAAGGGGGTTACGTCCGCTCAAAAGATAACGCTGGACCTGGGCGACGTCCGCGAAGTAGCCGACGTGACCCTCAACGGCAAAAAGATCGGTACGGCCTGGAGCCTGCCGTTTCGGCTGGACATTCCCGCCAACACCCTGAAAACCAAACAAAACCGCCTTTTGATTGAGGTGACCAACCTTTCGGCCAACTACATGCGTCTGCGGGATGCGCAGCAGCCCGAATGGAAGAAGTTTCAGGAGATCAACGTGGTCGACATTCAGTATAAACCTTTCAACGCGGCCAAGTGGTCGCCCATGCCTTCGGGGCTGTTGAGTACGGTCACGCTGGAAGCCTCTAAAAATTAA
- a CDS encoding HNH endonuclease domain-containing protein — protein MQLPDHDALDIARLSSVFRDTTNAYKFYWFLSILDSLRDNGESIISQKDIALRMLANAWYPLDYFKLSFGAQDGFKDVAKFISSKMTVDNRPNSPSLFDQIKGRFSEVELEKLSLEIKNLYRYVPYRFVRPFFEAETKGILDQNVNAAVSQISNELFESQPHRVMYRFVGDSIELNRIWVNYLQRHQGILRGFIFWHLVKFMQKNNPNVIGLSEKLQKPAERDLKAANRFWKGYLAENPDLTCIYSGAVITNENLSLDHFLPWSYVAHDQLWNIIPTPKNVNSAKNDRLPSLEVYFEAFSTLQYKAVQFYVKKGNQKLPEDYMYLFRENVHEMSLETFQDVLRKQITPQLQTAQNLGFLYPNVYDKTCNKWKMK, from the coding sequence ATGCAGCTCCCCGACCACGACGCTTTAGACATTGCCCGACTTTCCTCCGTCTTTCGGGACACCACCAACGCGTATAAATTTTATTGGTTTCTTTCCATCCTGGACAGTCTGCGCGATAATGGTGAAAGTATCATTTCACAAAAAGACATTGCCTTGAGAATGTTGGCAAATGCCTGGTATCCTTTGGATTACTTCAAATTGTCGTTTGGCGCGCAGGATGGATTTAAGGATGTTGCTAAATTTATTTCTTCAAAAATGACGGTGGATAATCGCCCAAATTCGCCAAGCCTTTTTGACCAAATCAAGGGGCGGTTTTCTGAAGTTGAATTAGAAAAGCTTTCCCTTGAAATCAAAAACCTCTATCGATATGTTCCTTATCGGTTTGTTCGTCCTTTTTTTGAAGCAGAAACAAAAGGTATTTTGGACCAAAATGTAAACGCTGCTGTTTCCCAAATCAGTAATGAACTGTTTGAAAGCCAACCTCACCGTGTCATGTATCGTTTTGTGGGGGATTCCATTGAACTGAACCGCATTTGGGTAAACTATCTGCAAAGGCATCAGGGCATTTTGCGGGGCTTCATCTTTTGGCATTTGGTGAAGTTTATGCAGAAAAACAATCCAAATGTGATAGGACTTTCTGAAAAACTTCAAAAGCCTGCGGAGCGCGATTTAAAAGCAGCCAATCGCTTTTGGAAAGGCTATTTAGCCGAAAATCCCGACTTGACCTGTATCTATTCAGGAGCAGTTATTACAAATGAAAACCTCAGTTTAGACCACTTTCTCCCTTGGTCGTACGTGGCACACGATCAACTTTGGAACATTATTCCCACTCCGAAAAATGTGAATTCAGCCAAAAATGATCGATTGCCTTCACTGGAAGTCTATTTTGAAGCATTTTCGACCTTGCAATACAAGGCGGTTCAGTTTTATGTGAAGAAAGGAAATCAAAAACTCCCCGAAGACTATATGTATCTTTTTCGAGAAAATGTACATGAAATGTCACTTGAAACCTTTCAGGACGTCTTAAGGAAACAGATAACGCCCCAACTGCAAACGGCTCAAAATCTGGGATTTTTGTACCCAAATGTGTATGACAAAACATGTAATAAATGGAAGATGAAGTAA
- a CDS encoding RNA 2'-phosphotransferase — translation MEDEVKVSKFLSLVLRHNPALIGLDLDANGWAPVKELLAKMKAKGHGISMEELKHIVETNSKKRFAFSENFEKIRANQGHSVEVDLGYEKQVPPAVLFHGTAEKNFDLILKDGIKKMSRHHVHLSQDITTARKVGMRHGKPVVLSVDAKGMADGGFDFYLSNNGVWLIDFVPAEFIKVDDCFA, via the coding sequence ATGGAAGATGAAGTAAAAGTAAGTAAATTCCTGAGCTTAGTTTTAAGGCATAACCCAGCCTTAATTGGGCTTGATTTAGATGCAAACGGTTGGGCTCCCGTTAAGGAACTATTGGCTAAAATGAAAGCAAAAGGCCATGGCATAAGCATGGAAGAGCTGAAACATATAGTCGAAACAAACAGCAAAAAACGGTTTGCTTTTAGTGAAAATTTTGAAAAAATCAGAGCGAACCAAGGCCATTCCGTGGAGGTTGATTTAGGTTATGAAAAGCAAGTACCACCAGCTGTTCTGTTTCACGGAACTGCCGAAAAAAACTTTGATTTGATACTGAAAGACGGTATTAAAAAGATGAGTCGTCACCACGTTCATTTAAGTCAAGACATTACTACTGCCCGGAAAGTAGGCATGAGGCATGGTAAACCTGTTGTTTTAAGTGTAGATGCTAAAGGAATGGCAGACGGAGGATTTGATTTTTATCTTTCCAATAATGGGGTGTGGCTTATTGATTTTGTTCCTGCCGAATTTATAAAAGTAGATGACTGTTTTGCATAA
- a CDS encoding bifunctional class I SAM-dependent methyltransferase/HIT family protein, protein MTVLHNPNTHLTAKERSTPSLPVRMLHERQLIRGKVLDFGCGFGKDVDFLHQKGVDVQGYDPHYFPQYPSGTFDTILCFYVLNVLFPEEQNTVLMQISSLLKPTGRAYFAVRRDIQKDGFRTHQVHGKPTYQCFVKLPYTSIFLNENTEFYEYQHVNQRIDNQSKCPFCKPASRLHLLAETPLSYAVLDGYPVTKGHTLIIPKRHVADYFELTFEEQKDLVQLSAFVQKRIKADFQPDGFTTGMNIGKVAGQKFPHAALHLIPRYTGDCKNPSGGIRAVLR, encoded by the coding sequence ATGACTGTTTTGCATAACCCCAATACGCACCTGACCGCTAAAGAACGCAGTACTCCGTCATTGCCCGTGCGTATGTTGCATGAACGTCAACTCATTCGGGGCAAAGTGCTGGATTTCGGCTGCGGATTTGGCAAAGATGTTGATTTCTTACACCAAAAAGGGGTTGATGTTCAGGGGTATGACCCGCATTATTTTCCGCAATATCCTTCCGGGACCTTTGATACCATTCTTTGTTTTTATGTGTTAAATGTGCTTTTTCCCGAAGAACAAAACACGGTATTGATGCAGATTTCAAGTTTGCTCAAACCCACAGGCAGAGCCTATTTTGCCGTTCGGCGAGATATTCAAAAAGACGGCTTCCGTACGCATCAGGTGCATGGAAAGCCTACATATCAGTGTTTTGTGAAATTGCCGTATACTTCCATTTTTCTAAACGAGAACACCGAGTTTTACGAGTATCAGCACGTCAATCAACGGATTGATAATCAGTCTAAATGCCCGTTTTGTAAACCTGCTTCAAGATTGCACTTATTGGCAGAAACACCCCTAAGTTACGCGGTGTTGGACGGTTATCCGGTTACCAAAGGCCATACCTTGATCATTCCAAAACGCCACGTGGCCGATTATTTTGAACTGACGTTTGAAGAACAAAAAGACTTGGTGCAACTCTCTGCCTTTGTACAAAAACGCATCAAAGCCGACTTTCAGCCCGACGGCTTTACCACCGGGATGAACATTGGCAAAGTCGCCGGCCAAAAATTCCCCCATGCTGCCCTGCACCTCATCCCGCGCTATACGGGCGATTGCAAAAACCCAAGCGGCGGCATTCGAGCTGTTTTGCGGTAG
- a CDS encoding RNA ligase family protein, whose protein sequence is MAISTKYGRTYHYPFSPGTTSDDRINHTYWESFSQIPQLIHTEKLDGENNCLSKAGVFARSHAAPTVSPWTAQLRQRWQSIKHDLGDLELFGENLYAVHSIEYRALPAHFFVFGIRHHDVWLSWEETVFYAACFDLLCVPVLETVPMPVAKAAFEATVLQWAARPSTFDSFDTLTQGRCSMEGVVTRNAGEYAVEAFAANVCKYVRKGHVKTDEHWTKNWKRACLIGEGGEYHVDINR, encoded by the coding sequence ATGGCTATTTCAACAAAATACGGTCGTACGTATCACTATCCCTTTTCGCCCGGGACCACAAGCGACGACCGAATCAATCATACCTATTGGGAGTCTTTTTCGCAAATTCCGCAACTGATCCATACCGAAAAGTTGGACGGGGAAAATAACTGTTTGAGCAAAGCGGGCGTGTTTGCCCGTTCACACGCAGCCCCGACTGTATCGCCCTGGACGGCGCAATTGCGGCAGCGTTGGCAGTCGATCAAACACGATTTGGGCGATCTGGAACTGTTTGGCGAGAACCTGTACGCCGTTCATTCCATCGAATACCGTGCTCTGCCGGCGCATTTTTTTGTGTTCGGTATCCGTCACCACGATGTATGGCTTTCGTGGGAAGAAACCGTTTTTTACGCGGCCTGTTTTGATCTTCTCTGCGTGCCCGTGTTGGAAACCGTCCCAATGCCCGTCGCAAAAGCAGCGTTTGAAGCAACGGTTTTGCAATGGGCTGCGCGGCCAAGCACCTTTGATTCGTTCGATACCCTGACCCAAGGGCGTTGTTCGATGGAGGGCGTGGTGACCCGAAATGCCGGCGAATATGCGGTGGAAGCCTTTGCGGCCAATGTGTGTAAATACGTCCGAAAAGGACACGTAAAAACCGACGAGCACTGGACCAAAAACTGGAAAAGAGCCTGTCTGATCGGGGAAGGAGGTGAGTATCATGTGGACATTAACCGCTGA
- a CDS encoding AAA family ATPase: protein MWTLTADKEWAQLEKAFDWVRDMKSTPQDARHHAEGDVAVHTQMVLAELTELPGYQRLDAQSQEVLWAAALMHDIEKRSTTVLESDGRITSRGHAKKGELSVRAWLYQHTNVPFEIREQIAKLVRYHGLPLWFFEKQNPERAILQANLEVNMLWLGMLAEADSRGRICEDQADLLYRNGLFKSYCEELNCWERSFAFPSDLGKFLYFRKEDQAPDYEPFDDMQGEVILLSGLPGTGKDTYIQKHLAGYDVLSLDDIRRRLKIDPTDAKANGRVIQEAKETAKGFLRKKQPFVFNATNINRSMREIWIDLFTSYGAKTKIIYLEVPYRQLLWQNKNRAYPVPDAVLARMLGKLEVPALWEAQEVKYVVS from the coding sequence ATGTGGACATTAACCGCTGACAAAGAATGGGCACAACTGGAAAAGGCCTTTGATTGGGTGCGCGATATGAAATCGACGCCCCAGGATGCCCGACACCACGCCGAAGGCGACGTGGCCGTGCATACGCAAATGGTGCTGGCAGAATTGACGGAGTTGCCCGGGTATCAACGTTTGGACGCACAGTCGCAGGAGGTGCTTTGGGCGGCAGCGCTGATGCACGACATCGAAAAACGCTCTACGACGGTTTTGGAAAGCGACGGGCGGATCACGTCAAGAGGTCATGCCAAAAAGGGAGAATTGAGCGTCCGGGCGTGGTTGTATCAACATACGAACGTGCCGTTTGAAATCAGGGAGCAAATCGCGAAGCTGGTGCGCTATCACGGCCTTCCGTTATGGTTTTTTGAGAAACAAAATCCTGAAAGAGCCATTTTACAGGCCAATTTGGAGGTAAATATGCTTTGGTTGGGAATGTTGGCGGAGGCCGACAGTCGTGGGCGTATTTGTGAGGACCAAGCCGATCTTTTGTACCGAAACGGGCTCTTCAAATCCTATTGTGAAGAGCTGAACTGTTGGGAGCGATCGTTTGCGTTTCCCTCTGATTTGGGGAAATTTCTGTATTTCAGGAAAGAAGACCAAGCGCCTGACTATGAACCTTTTGATGATATGCAGGGTGAAGTGATTTTGCTGTCGGGTTTGCCCGGGACGGGAAAAGATACCTATATTCAAAAACACTTGGCGGGATACGATGTATTGAGTTTGGACGACATTCGTCGAAGGCTCAAAATCGACCCGACCGATGCCAAAGCCAACGGGCGCGTGATTCAGGAAGCCAAAGAAACGGCCAAAGGGTTTTTACGCAAAAAGCAGCCGTTTGTGTTCAATGCCACCAATATCAACCGCTCGATGCGTGAGATTTGGATTGATTTATTCACAAGTTACGGGGCCAAAACCAAGATTATTTATTTGGAAGTGCCTTACCGTCAGCTGCTCTGGCAGAATAAAAATCGTGCGTATCCCGTGCCGGACGCCGTTTTGGCTCGGATGTTGGGCAAGTTGGAAGTCCCTGCGCTGTGGGAAGCGCAGGAGGTAAAGTATGTAGTTTCGTAA
- the recQ gene encoding DNA helicase RecQ has protein sequence MSLSKDRILKQYFGYETFRPLQAEIIDWIAAGNDCMVLMPTGGGKSVCYQVPALMKEGITLVISPLIALMKDQVQALRANGIEAAFLNSTQSASEQYAIEKQCHSGELKLLYIAPEKLFAAGSLDFVRSLNINLFAVDESHCVSVWGHDFRPEYTQLHILKAAFPHVPMVALTATADRVTRRDVLKQLGIPEARVFEASFDRPNLSLNVLPGRNRIKVIEQFINDHPNQSGIIYCLARKTTEDIAQKLRARGINARHYHAKLPPEERSKVQDDFLRDDIQIMVATIAFGMGIDKSNVRWIMHYNMPGNVESFYQEIGRAGRDGLKSDTMLFYSFADWIMRRDMIESSELPQHLKDIQFAKLDRMKQYAEADHCRRRILLSYFNEAVDRDCGNCDVCRNPRTKFDATLPAQKALSAIARTDQKIAMGLLIDVLRGSHNRNVTERGYDRIKTFGAGRELRAEEWAEYLTQMLNSGVMDVAYDEAHSLKLNETSWQVLRGERKVELVRFESYEEKRKRQEETAEPVKTKKEVIRDELFERLRKVRKQLADELNVPPFVVFSDATLSDMAEKRPINRFQMLQVSGVGETKFSHYGEAFINEILEYARSKTQPGTRIVNGMTYIETHELYKKGLTPSQIAQRRNLNELTVYSHLAKLYEDGYEVDVWQYLTKNDYRAITEAADLLGVTPGAALKPLFEQLEGQYEYYKLRLALAIWEKGK, from the coding sequence ATGTCGCTGAGTAAAGATCGAATTTTAAAACAATACTTTGGATACGAAACCTTTCGGCCGTTGCAGGCCGAGATCATTGATTGGATAGCGGCAGGAAATGACTGCATGGTGCTGATGCCTACGGGCGGTGGCAAATCGGTCTGTTATCAGGTGCCGGCGTTGATGAAAGAAGGCATTACGCTGGTGATATCGCCGCTGATCGCGCTCATGAAAGACCAGGTGCAGGCGCTGCGCGCCAACGGCATCGAGGCAGCTTTTCTGAACAGTACGCAGAGCGCGTCGGAGCAATACGCCATCGAAAAGCAATGCCACTCGGGCGAGCTGAAACTGCTCTACATTGCGCCGGAGAAGCTTTTCGCCGCGGGTTCGCTGGACTTTGTGCGCTCGCTCAACATCAATCTGTTTGCCGTGGACGAATCGCACTGCGTGTCGGTATGGGGGCATGATTTCCGTCCGGAATATACGCAGCTGCACATTCTGAAAGCGGCCTTTCCGCACGTGCCCATGGTGGCGCTGACGGCCACCGCCGACCGCGTCACGCGGCGGGATGTGCTGAAGCAATTGGGTATTCCCGAGGCGCGGGTGTTTGAGGCGTCGTTTGACCGTCCCAACCTTTCGCTCAATGTGCTGCCGGGGCGCAACCGCATCAAGGTTATTGAGCAATTCATCAACGATCACCCCAATCAGTCGGGTATTATCTATTGTTTGGCCCGTAAAACCACCGAAGACATTGCCCAAAAATTGCGGGCACGGGGCATCAATGCGCGGCATTACCACGCCAAACTGCCGCCCGAGGAGCGCTCGAAGGTGCAGGATGATTTCCTGCGCGACGACATACAGATCATGGTCGCGACGATCGCGTTCGGGATGGGCATTGACAAGTCGAACGTGCGGTGGATCATGCACTACAACATGCCCGGCAACGTGGAGAGCTTTTACCAGGAGATCGGGCGCGCGGGCCGCGACGGGCTCAAGTCCGACACGATGCTGTTTTACAGCTTTGCCGATTGGATCATGCGTCGGGATATGATCGAGAGTTCCGAACTGCCGCAGCACCTGAAAGATATTCAGTTTGCCAAACTCGACCGCATGAAGCAGTACGCCGAGGCGGATCACTGTCGGCGCAGGATCCTGTTGAGTTATTTCAACGAAGCCGTAGACCGCGACTGCGGCAACTGCGACGTGTGCCGCAACCCGCGTACCAAGTTTGACGCGACACTGCCGGCCCAAAAGGCGCTGTCGGCCATTGCGCGTACGGACCAGAAAATCGCGATGGGTTTGCTGATCGACGTGCTGCGCGGCTCGCACAACCGCAACGTGACCGAGCGCGGCTACGACCGCATCAAGACCTTCGGGGCGGGGCGCGAACTGCGCGCCGAAGAATGGGCCGAATACCTGACCCAAATGCTCAACTCGGGCGTGATGGACGTGGCCTACGACGAAGCCCATTCGCTTAAGCTCAACGAAACCTCGTGGCAGGTGCTGCGCGGGGAGCGCAAAGTAGAGTTGGTGCGTTTTGAATCGTACGAAGAAAAACGCAAGCGTCAGGAAGAAACCGCTGAGCCCGTGAAAACCAAGAAAGAGGTCATTCGTGATGAGCTGTTTGAGCGGTTACGCAAAGTGCGGAAGCAGTTGGCCGATGAGCTGAACGTGCCGCCGTTTGTGGTGTTTTCGGATGCCACGCTGTCAGATATGGCCGAAAAGCGCCCCATCAACCGCTTTCAGATGTTGCAGGTGTCGGGGGTGGGCGAAACGAAGTTTTCGCATTACGGCGAAGCCTTCATCAACGAGATTCTGGAATATGCCCGCTCCAAAACCCAGCCCGGGACGCGGATCGTCAACGGCATGACGTATATCGAAACCCACGAACTGTACAAAAAGGGACTGACGCCGAGCCAGATCGCGCAGCGCCGCAACCTGAACGAACTGACGGTCTATTCGCATTTGGCCAAGCTGTATGAAGACGGGTACGAAGTGGATGTATGGCAATACCTCACCAAAAACGACTACCGAGCCATCACCGAAGCCGCCGATTTGCTCGGAGTAACGCCCGGCGCGGCCCTGAAGCCGTTGTTTGAGCAGTTGGAAGGACAATATGAATACTATAAACTGCGCCTTGCCCTGGCGATTTGGGAGAAAGGGAAATAA